The following are encoded together in the Narcine bancroftii isolate sNarBan1 chromosome 10, sNarBan1.hap1, whole genome shotgun sequence genome:
- the LOC138744505 gene encoding leucine-rich repeat transmembrane neuronal protein 3-like isoform X7, whose translation MPRMGFGAQLSGRVAVLVMAPTFLLSTLSTAERACPNNCRCHGKIVYCESLSLQEIPPNISPGSLGLSLRYNSLQTLEHNQFVGLNQLTWLYLDHNYIGLIHEHAFNGIRRLKELILSSNKITGLFNNTFRPVTNLRNLDLSYNQLQSLQPEQFRGLRKLQSLHLRSNNLRTVPVRIFQDCRNLEFLDMGYNRIRSLARNAFAGLGRLVELHLEHNQFSKVNLAHFPRLVTLRILYLQWNKISVVIQGMSWTWSSLEKLDLSGNEIQAIGPNVFQCVPNLNTLHLDSNKLTTIGQEILESWISLSAVSLSGNIWECNRNICSLVNWLKLFRGRRENTMICAGPKQLQGEQVMEAVENSNICIQTQRITTHRMPSPPKLQAKPTFKARLPKANPQGEGQAPAITATPPPSSEPEDIEPISFHKIIAGSVALFLSVLVILLVIYVSWKRYPASMKQLQQRSLGRRRRQKRQSLRQMVPTTQEYYVDYKPAPAEATEMLMNGTGSCRLNKSGSRECETVLTALPFA comes from the exons ATGCCAAGGATGG GTTTCGGGGCACAACTAAGTGGCCGGGTCGCTGTGCTGGTGATGGCACCTACCTTCTTGTTGAGTACGCTCTCCACCGCGGAGCGAGCGTGTCCCAACAATTGTAGGTGTCACGGCAAGATAGTGTACTGCGAGTCACTCAGTCTGCAGGAGATCCCTCCCAATATCTCGCCGGGCTCGCTGGGGCTGTCACTCCGCTACAACAGCCTGCAGACGCTGGAGCACAATCAGTTTGTGGGGCTCAACCAACTGACCtggctgtacctggaccacaatTACATCGGCCTGATCCACGAGCACGCCTTCAACGGGATCCGCAGGCTTAAGGAGTTGATTCTGAGCTCCAACAAGATCACCGGCCTGTTCAACAACACCTTCCGCCCGGTCACCAACCTGCGCAACCTGGACCTCTCCTACAACCAGCTGCAGTCGCTGCAACCCGAGCAGTTCCGGGGCCTTCGCAAACTTCAGAGTTTGCACCTCAGGTCCAACAACCTGAGGACCGTCCCGGTTCGGATCTTCCAGGACTGCCGAAACTTGGAGTTCCTGGACATGGGCTACAACCGCATCCGGAGCCTCGCCCGCAACGCGTTCGCCGGCCTGGGGAGGCTGGTGGAGTTGCACTTGGAACACAACCAGTTCTCCAAGGTCAACCTCGCTCACTTCCCACGCTTGGTCACCTTGCGTATCCTCTACCTGCAGTGGAATAAAATCAGCGTGGTCATCCAGGGCATGTCGTGGACATGGAGTTCCCTGGAGAAACTAGACCTGTCCGGCAACGAGATCCAAGCCATTGGACCCAACGTGTTCCAGTGCGTGCCGAACCTGAACACGCTCCACCTGGATTCCAATAAGCTGACCACCATCGGCCAGGAGATCCTAGAATCCTGGATATCTCTCAGCGCTGTCAGTCTCTCGGGGAACATCTGGGAATGCAATAGGAACATCTGCTCCCTGGTGAATTGGCTGAAACTGttcagagggaggagggagaatacAATGATCTGTGCGGGGCCAAAGCAACTTCAGGGGGAACAAGTGATGGAAGCAGTCGAAAACTCCAATATTTGCATTCAAACTCAAAGAATTACCACTCACAGGATGCCCAGCCCTCCCAAACTTCAAGCCAAACCGACGTTTAAAGCAAGGCTTCCCAAGGCGAACCCCCAAGGCGAAGGCCAGGCCCCAGCCATCACGGCCACGCCACCACCCAGCAGCGAGCCCGAGGATATCGAGCCCATCTCCTTCCACAAGATCATTGCGGGCAGCGTGGCCCTCTTCCTCTCCGTGCTGGTCATCCTCCTCGTTATCTATGTGTCCTGGAAGCGGTACCCTGCCAGCATGAAGCAGCTGCAACAGCGCTCGCTGGGACGAAGGCGCCGCCAAAAAAGGCAGTCTCTCCGGCAAATGGTGCCCACCACCCAGGAATATTACGTGGACTATAAGCCTGCACCCGCCGAGGCCACCGAGATGCTGATGAATGGAACAGGCTCTTGCCGCTTGAACAAATCGGGCTCCAGGGAATGCGAG ACTGTTCTTACAGCCCTGCCTTTCGCATAA
- the LOC138744505 gene encoding leucine-rich repeat transmembrane neuronal protein 3-like isoform X2 translates to MPRMGFGAQLSGRVAVLVMAPTFLLSTLSTAERACPNNCRCHGKIVYCESLSLQEIPPNISPGSLGLSLRYNSLQTLEHNQFVGLNQLTWLYLDHNYIGLIHEHAFNGIRRLKELILSSNKITGLFNNTFRPVTNLRNLDLSYNQLQSLQPEQFRGLRKLQSLHLRSNNLRTVPVRIFQDCRNLEFLDMGYNRIRSLARNAFAGLGRLVELHLEHNQFSKVNLAHFPRLVTLRILYLQWNKISVVIQGMSWTWSSLEKLDLSGNEIQAIGPNVFQCVPNLNTLHLDSNKLTTIGQEILESWISLSAVSLSGNIWECNRNICSLVNWLKLFRGRRENTMICAGPKQLQGEQVMEAVENSNICIQTQRITTHRMPSPPKLQAKPTFKARLPKANPQGEGQAPAITATPPPSSEPEDIEPISFHKIIAGSVALFLSVLVILLVIYVSWKRYPASMKQLQQRSLGRRRRQKRQSLRQMVPTTQEYYVDYKPAPAEATEMLMNGTGSCRLNKSGSRECEVPCGEMLRSLQMPKFNGGPMPRTAWQQQPS, encoded by the exons ATGCCAAGGATGG GTTTCGGGGCACAACTAAGTGGCCGGGTCGCTGTGCTGGTGATGGCACCTACCTTCTTGTTGAGTACGCTCTCCACCGCGGAGCGAGCGTGTCCCAACAATTGTAGGTGTCACGGCAAGATAGTGTACTGCGAGTCACTCAGTCTGCAGGAGATCCCTCCCAATATCTCGCCGGGCTCGCTGGGGCTGTCACTCCGCTACAACAGCCTGCAGACGCTGGAGCACAATCAGTTTGTGGGGCTCAACCAACTGACCtggctgtacctggaccacaatTACATCGGCCTGATCCACGAGCACGCCTTCAACGGGATCCGCAGGCTTAAGGAGTTGATTCTGAGCTCCAACAAGATCACCGGCCTGTTCAACAACACCTTCCGCCCGGTCACCAACCTGCGCAACCTGGACCTCTCCTACAACCAGCTGCAGTCGCTGCAACCCGAGCAGTTCCGGGGCCTTCGCAAACTTCAGAGTTTGCACCTCAGGTCCAACAACCTGAGGACCGTCCCGGTTCGGATCTTCCAGGACTGCCGAAACTTGGAGTTCCTGGACATGGGCTACAACCGCATCCGGAGCCTCGCCCGCAACGCGTTCGCCGGCCTGGGGAGGCTGGTGGAGTTGCACTTGGAACACAACCAGTTCTCCAAGGTCAACCTCGCTCACTTCCCACGCTTGGTCACCTTGCGTATCCTCTACCTGCAGTGGAATAAAATCAGCGTGGTCATCCAGGGCATGTCGTGGACATGGAGTTCCCTGGAGAAACTAGACCTGTCCGGCAACGAGATCCAAGCCATTGGACCCAACGTGTTCCAGTGCGTGCCGAACCTGAACACGCTCCACCTGGATTCCAATAAGCTGACCACCATCGGCCAGGAGATCCTAGAATCCTGGATATCTCTCAGCGCTGTCAGTCTCTCGGGGAACATCTGGGAATGCAATAGGAACATCTGCTCCCTGGTGAATTGGCTGAAACTGttcagagggaggagggagaatacAATGATCTGTGCGGGGCCAAAGCAACTTCAGGGGGAACAAGTGATGGAAGCAGTCGAAAACTCCAATATTTGCATTCAAACTCAAAGAATTACCACTCACAGGATGCCCAGCCCTCCCAAACTTCAAGCCAAACCGACGTTTAAAGCAAGGCTTCCCAAGGCGAACCCCCAAGGCGAAGGCCAGGCCCCAGCCATCACGGCCACGCCACCACCCAGCAGCGAGCCCGAGGATATCGAGCCCATCTCCTTCCACAAGATCATTGCGGGCAGCGTGGCCCTCTTCCTCTCCGTGCTGGTCATCCTCCTCGTTATCTATGTGTCCTGGAAGCGGTACCCTGCCAGCATGAAGCAGCTGCAACAGCGCTCGCTGGGACGAAGGCGCCGCCAAAAAAGGCAGTCTCTCCGGCAAATGGTGCCCACCACCCAGGAATATTACGTGGACTATAAGCCTGCACCCGCCGAGGCCACCGAGATGCTGATGAATGGAACAGGCTCTTGCCGCTTGAACAAATCGGGCTCCAGGGAATGCGAG
- the LOC138744505 gene encoding leucine-rich repeat transmembrane neuronal protein 3-like isoform X6, translated as MPRMGFGAQLSGRVAVLVMAPTFLLSTLSTAERACPNNCRCHGKIVYCESLSLQEIPPNISPGSLGLSLRYNSLQTLEHNQFVGLNQLTWLYLDHNYIGLIHEHAFNGIRRLKELILSSNKITGLFNNTFRPVTNLRNLDLSYNQLQSLQPEQFRGLRKLQSLHLRSNNLRTVPVRIFQDCRNLEFLDMGYNRIRSLARNAFAGLGRLVELHLEHNQFSKVNLAHFPRLVTLRILYLQWNKISVVIQGMSWTWSSLEKLDLSGNEIQAIGPNVFQCVPNLNTLHLDSNKLTTIGQEILESWISLSAVSLSGNIWECNRNICSLVNWLKLFRGRRENTMICAGPKQLQGEQVMEAVENSNICIQTQRITTHRMPSPPKLQAKPTFKARLPKANPQGEGQAPAITATPPPSSEPEDIEPISFHKIIAGSVALFLSVLVILLVIYVSWKRYPASMKQLQQRSLGRRRRQKRQSLRQMVPTTQEYYVDYKPAPAEATEMLMNGTGSCRLNKSGSRECENSWRKFKWCQGGHAIYTTGKDQQ; from the exons ATGCCAAGGATGG GTTTCGGGGCACAACTAAGTGGCCGGGTCGCTGTGCTGGTGATGGCACCTACCTTCTTGTTGAGTACGCTCTCCACCGCGGAGCGAGCGTGTCCCAACAATTGTAGGTGTCACGGCAAGATAGTGTACTGCGAGTCACTCAGTCTGCAGGAGATCCCTCCCAATATCTCGCCGGGCTCGCTGGGGCTGTCACTCCGCTACAACAGCCTGCAGACGCTGGAGCACAATCAGTTTGTGGGGCTCAACCAACTGACCtggctgtacctggaccacaatTACATCGGCCTGATCCACGAGCACGCCTTCAACGGGATCCGCAGGCTTAAGGAGTTGATTCTGAGCTCCAACAAGATCACCGGCCTGTTCAACAACACCTTCCGCCCGGTCACCAACCTGCGCAACCTGGACCTCTCCTACAACCAGCTGCAGTCGCTGCAACCCGAGCAGTTCCGGGGCCTTCGCAAACTTCAGAGTTTGCACCTCAGGTCCAACAACCTGAGGACCGTCCCGGTTCGGATCTTCCAGGACTGCCGAAACTTGGAGTTCCTGGACATGGGCTACAACCGCATCCGGAGCCTCGCCCGCAACGCGTTCGCCGGCCTGGGGAGGCTGGTGGAGTTGCACTTGGAACACAACCAGTTCTCCAAGGTCAACCTCGCTCACTTCCCACGCTTGGTCACCTTGCGTATCCTCTACCTGCAGTGGAATAAAATCAGCGTGGTCATCCAGGGCATGTCGTGGACATGGAGTTCCCTGGAGAAACTAGACCTGTCCGGCAACGAGATCCAAGCCATTGGACCCAACGTGTTCCAGTGCGTGCCGAACCTGAACACGCTCCACCTGGATTCCAATAAGCTGACCACCATCGGCCAGGAGATCCTAGAATCCTGGATATCTCTCAGCGCTGTCAGTCTCTCGGGGAACATCTGGGAATGCAATAGGAACATCTGCTCCCTGGTGAATTGGCTGAAACTGttcagagggaggagggagaatacAATGATCTGTGCGGGGCCAAAGCAACTTCAGGGGGAACAAGTGATGGAAGCAGTCGAAAACTCCAATATTTGCATTCAAACTCAAAGAATTACCACTCACAGGATGCCCAGCCCTCCCAAACTTCAAGCCAAACCGACGTTTAAAGCAAGGCTTCCCAAGGCGAACCCCCAAGGCGAAGGCCAGGCCCCAGCCATCACGGCCACGCCACCACCCAGCAGCGAGCCCGAGGATATCGAGCCCATCTCCTTCCACAAGATCATTGCGGGCAGCGTGGCCCTCTTCCTCTCCGTGCTGGTCATCCTCCTCGTTATCTATGTGTCCTGGAAGCGGTACCCTGCCAGCATGAAGCAGCTGCAACAGCGCTCGCTGGGACGAAGGCGCCGCCAAAAAAGGCAGTCTCTCCGGCAAATGGTGCCCACCACCCAGGAATATTACGTGGACTATAAGCCTGCACCCGCCGAGGCCACCGAGATGCTGATGAATGGAACAGGCTCTTGCCGCTTGAACAAATCGGGCTCCAGGGAATGCGAG
- the LOC138744505 gene encoding leucine-rich repeat transmembrane neuronal protein 3-like isoform X11 — MPRMGFGAQLSGRVAVLVMAPTFLLSTLSTAERACPNNCRCHGKIVYCESLSLQEIPPNISPGSLGLSLRYNSLQTLEHNQFVGLNQLTWLYLDHNYIGLIHEHAFNGIRRLKELILSSNKITGLFNNTFRPVTNLRNLDLSYNQLQSLQPEQFRGLRKLQSLHLRSNNLRTVPVRIFQDCRNLEFLDMGYNRIRSLARNAFAGLGRLVELHLEHNQFSKVNLAHFPRLVTLRILYLQWNKISVVIQGMSWTWSSLEKLDLSGNEIQAIGPNVFQCVPNLNTLHLDSNKLTTIGQEILESWISLSAVSLSGNIWECNRNICSLVNWLKLFRGRRENTMICAGPKQLQGEQVMEAVENSNICIQTQRITTHRMPSPPKLQAKPTFKARLPKANPQGEGQAPAITATPPPSSEPEDIEPISFHKIIAGSVALFLSVLVILLVIYVSWKRYPASMKQLQQRSLGRRRRQKRQSLRQMVPTTQEYYVDYKPAPAEATEMLMNGTGSCRLNKSGSRECEGLSTTSR; from the exons ATGCCAAGGATGG GTTTCGGGGCACAACTAAGTGGCCGGGTCGCTGTGCTGGTGATGGCACCTACCTTCTTGTTGAGTACGCTCTCCACCGCGGAGCGAGCGTGTCCCAACAATTGTAGGTGTCACGGCAAGATAGTGTACTGCGAGTCACTCAGTCTGCAGGAGATCCCTCCCAATATCTCGCCGGGCTCGCTGGGGCTGTCACTCCGCTACAACAGCCTGCAGACGCTGGAGCACAATCAGTTTGTGGGGCTCAACCAACTGACCtggctgtacctggaccacaatTACATCGGCCTGATCCACGAGCACGCCTTCAACGGGATCCGCAGGCTTAAGGAGTTGATTCTGAGCTCCAACAAGATCACCGGCCTGTTCAACAACACCTTCCGCCCGGTCACCAACCTGCGCAACCTGGACCTCTCCTACAACCAGCTGCAGTCGCTGCAACCCGAGCAGTTCCGGGGCCTTCGCAAACTTCAGAGTTTGCACCTCAGGTCCAACAACCTGAGGACCGTCCCGGTTCGGATCTTCCAGGACTGCCGAAACTTGGAGTTCCTGGACATGGGCTACAACCGCATCCGGAGCCTCGCCCGCAACGCGTTCGCCGGCCTGGGGAGGCTGGTGGAGTTGCACTTGGAACACAACCAGTTCTCCAAGGTCAACCTCGCTCACTTCCCACGCTTGGTCACCTTGCGTATCCTCTACCTGCAGTGGAATAAAATCAGCGTGGTCATCCAGGGCATGTCGTGGACATGGAGTTCCCTGGAGAAACTAGACCTGTCCGGCAACGAGATCCAAGCCATTGGACCCAACGTGTTCCAGTGCGTGCCGAACCTGAACACGCTCCACCTGGATTCCAATAAGCTGACCACCATCGGCCAGGAGATCCTAGAATCCTGGATATCTCTCAGCGCTGTCAGTCTCTCGGGGAACATCTGGGAATGCAATAGGAACATCTGCTCCCTGGTGAATTGGCTGAAACTGttcagagggaggagggagaatacAATGATCTGTGCGGGGCCAAAGCAACTTCAGGGGGAACAAGTGATGGAAGCAGTCGAAAACTCCAATATTTGCATTCAAACTCAAAGAATTACCACTCACAGGATGCCCAGCCCTCCCAAACTTCAAGCCAAACCGACGTTTAAAGCAAGGCTTCCCAAGGCGAACCCCCAAGGCGAAGGCCAGGCCCCAGCCATCACGGCCACGCCACCACCCAGCAGCGAGCCCGAGGATATCGAGCCCATCTCCTTCCACAAGATCATTGCGGGCAGCGTGGCCCTCTTCCTCTCCGTGCTGGTCATCCTCCTCGTTATCTATGTGTCCTGGAAGCGGTACCCTGCCAGCATGAAGCAGCTGCAACAGCGCTCGCTGGGACGAAGGCGCCGCCAAAAAAGGCAGTCTCTCCGGCAAATGGTGCCCACCACCCAGGAATATTACGTGGACTATAAGCCTGCACCCGCCGAGGCCACCGAGATGCTGATGAATGGAACAGGCTCTTGCCGCTTGAACAAATCGGGCTCCAGGGAATGCGAG
- the LOC138744505 gene encoding leucine-rich repeat transmembrane neuronal protein 3-like isoform X5, whose product MPRMGFGAQLSGRVAVLVMAPTFLLSTLSTAERACPNNCRCHGKIVYCESLSLQEIPPNISPGSLGLSLRYNSLQTLEHNQFVGLNQLTWLYLDHNYIGLIHEHAFNGIRRLKELILSSNKITGLFNNTFRPVTNLRNLDLSYNQLQSLQPEQFRGLRKLQSLHLRSNNLRTVPVRIFQDCRNLEFLDMGYNRIRSLARNAFAGLGRLVELHLEHNQFSKVNLAHFPRLVTLRILYLQWNKISVVIQGMSWTWSSLEKLDLSGNEIQAIGPNVFQCVPNLNTLHLDSNKLTTIGQEILESWISLSAVSLSGNIWECNRNICSLVNWLKLFRGRRENTMICAGPKQLQGEQVMEAVENSNICIQTQRITTHRMPSPPKLQAKPTFKARLPKANPQGEGQAPAITATPPPSSEPEDIEPISFHKIIAGSVALFLSVLVILLVIYVSWKRYPASMKQLQQRSLGRRRRQKRQSLRQMVPTTQEYYVDYKPAPAEATEMLMNGTGSCRLNKSGSRECEPCDLSSSILIPSPFLAMPSRASFCSK is encoded by the exons ATGCCAAGGATGG GTTTCGGGGCACAACTAAGTGGCCGGGTCGCTGTGCTGGTGATGGCACCTACCTTCTTGTTGAGTACGCTCTCCACCGCGGAGCGAGCGTGTCCCAACAATTGTAGGTGTCACGGCAAGATAGTGTACTGCGAGTCACTCAGTCTGCAGGAGATCCCTCCCAATATCTCGCCGGGCTCGCTGGGGCTGTCACTCCGCTACAACAGCCTGCAGACGCTGGAGCACAATCAGTTTGTGGGGCTCAACCAACTGACCtggctgtacctggaccacaatTACATCGGCCTGATCCACGAGCACGCCTTCAACGGGATCCGCAGGCTTAAGGAGTTGATTCTGAGCTCCAACAAGATCACCGGCCTGTTCAACAACACCTTCCGCCCGGTCACCAACCTGCGCAACCTGGACCTCTCCTACAACCAGCTGCAGTCGCTGCAACCCGAGCAGTTCCGGGGCCTTCGCAAACTTCAGAGTTTGCACCTCAGGTCCAACAACCTGAGGACCGTCCCGGTTCGGATCTTCCAGGACTGCCGAAACTTGGAGTTCCTGGACATGGGCTACAACCGCATCCGGAGCCTCGCCCGCAACGCGTTCGCCGGCCTGGGGAGGCTGGTGGAGTTGCACTTGGAACACAACCAGTTCTCCAAGGTCAACCTCGCTCACTTCCCACGCTTGGTCACCTTGCGTATCCTCTACCTGCAGTGGAATAAAATCAGCGTGGTCATCCAGGGCATGTCGTGGACATGGAGTTCCCTGGAGAAACTAGACCTGTCCGGCAACGAGATCCAAGCCATTGGACCCAACGTGTTCCAGTGCGTGCCGAACCTGAACACGCTCCACCTGGATTCCAATAAGCTGACCACCATCGGCCAGGAGATCCTAGAATCCTGGATATCTCTCAGCGCTGTCAGTCTCTCGGGGAACATCTGGGAATGCAATAGGAACATCTGCTCCCTGGTGAATTGGCTGAAACTGttcagagggaggagggagaatacAATGATCTGTGCGGGGCCAAAGCAACTTCAGGGGGAACAAGTGATGGAAGCAGTCGAAAACTCCAATATTTGCATTCAAACTCAAAGAATTACCACTCACAGGATGCCCAGCCCTCCCAAACTTCAAGCCAAACCGACGTTTAAAGCAAGGCTTCCCAAGGCGAACCCCCAAGGCGAAGGCCAGGCCCCAGCCATCACGGCCACGCCACCACCCAGCAGCGAGCCCGAGGATATCGAGCCCATCTCCTTCCACAAGATCATTGCGGGCAGCGTGGCCCTCTTCCTCTCCGTGCTGGTCATCCTCCTCGTTATCTATGTGTCCTGGAAGCGGTACCCTGCCAGCATGAAGCAGCTGCAACAGCGCTCGCTGGGACGAAGGCGCCGCCAAAAAAGGCAGTCTCTCCGGCAAATGGTGCCCACCACCCAGGAATATTACGTGGACTATAAGCCTGCACCCGCCGAGGCCACCGAGATGCTGATGAATGGAACAGGCTCTTGCCGCTTGAACAAATCGGGCTCCAGGGAATGCGAG
- the LOC138744505 gene encoding leucine-rich repeat transmembrane neuronal protein 3-like isoform X3, translated as MPRMGFGAQLSGRVAVLVMAPTFLLSTLSTAERACPNNCRCHGKIVYCESLSLQEIPPNISPGSLGLSLRYNSLQTLEHNQFVGLNQLTWLYLDHNYIGLIHEHAFNGIRRLKELILSSNKITGLFNNTFRPVTNLRNLDLSYNQLQSLQPEQFRGLRKLQSLHLRSNNLRTVPVRIFQDCRNLEFLDMGYNRIRSLARNAFAGLGRLVELHLEHNQFSKVNLAHFPRLVTLRILYLQWNKISVVIQGMSWTWSSLEKLDLSGNEIQAIGPNVFQCVPNLNTLHLDSNKLTTIGQEILESWISLSAVSLSGNIWECNRNICSLVNWLKLFRGRRENTMICAGPKQLQGEQVMEAVENSNICIQTQRITTHRMPSPPKLQAKPTFKARLPKANPQGEGQAPAITATPPPSSEPEDIEPISFHKIIAGSVALFLSVLVILLVIYVSWKRYPASMKQLQQRSLGRRRRQKRQSLRQMVPTTQEYYVDYKPAPAEATEMLMNGTGSCRLNKSGSRECEHTISLTHYHHQVQEHQNQDCQAGTSTCRRL; from the exons ATGCCAAGGATGG GTTTCGGGGCACAACTAAGTGGCCGGGTCGCTGTGCTGGTGATGGCACCTACCTTCTTGTTGAGTACGCTCTCCACCGCGGAGCGAGCGTGTCCCAACAATTGTAGGTGTCACGGCAAGATAGTGTACTGCGAGTCACTCAGTCTGCAGGAGATCCCTCCCAATATCTCGCCGGGCTCGCTGGGGCTGTCACTCCGCTACAACAGCCTGCAGACGCTGGAGCACAATCAGTTTGTGGGGCTCAACCAACTGACCtggctgtacctggaccacaatTACATCGGCCTGATCCACGAGCACGCCTTCAACGGGATCCGCAGGCTTAAGGAGTTGATTCTGAGCTCCAACAAGATCACCGGCCTGTTCAACAACACCTTCCGCCCGGTCACCAACCTGCGCAACCTGGACCTCTCCTACAACCAGCTGCAGTCGCTGCAACCCGAGCAGTTCCGGGGCCTTCGCAAACTTCAGAGTTTGCACCTCAGGTCCAACAACCTGAGGACCGTCCCGGTTCGGATCTTCCAGGACTGCCGAAACTTGGAGTTCCTGGACATGGGCTACAACCGCATCCGGAGCCTCGCCCGCAACGCGTTCGCCGGCCTGGGGAGGCTGGTGGAGTTGCACTTGGAACACAACCAGTTCTCCAAGGTCAACCTCGCTCACTTCCCACGCTTGGTCACCTTGCGTATCCTCTACCTGCAGTGGAATAAAATCAGCGTGGTCATCCAGGGCATGTCGTGGACATGGAGTTCCCTGGAGAAACTAGACCTGTCCGGCAACGAGATCCAAGCCATTGGACCCAACGTGTTCCAGTGCGTGCCGAACCTGAACACGCTCCACCTGGATTCCAATAAGCTGACCACCATCGGCCAGGAGATCCTAGAATCCTGGATATCTCTCAGCGCTGTCAGTCTCTCGGGGAACATCTGGGAATGCAATAGGAACATCTGCTCCCTGGTGAATTGGCTGAAACTGttcagagggaggagggagaatacAATGATCTGTGCGGGGCCAAAGCAACTTCAGGGGGAACAAGTGATGGAAGCAGTCGAAAACTCCAATATTTGCATTCAAACTCAAAGAATTACCACTCACAGGATGCCCAGCCCTCCCAAACTTCAAGCCAAACCGACGTTTAAAGCAAGGCTTCCCAAGGCGAACCCCCAAGGCGAAGGCCAGGCCCCAGCCATCACGGCCACGCCACCACCCAGCAGCGAGCCCGAGGATATCGAGCCCATCTCCTTCCACAAGATCATTGCGGGCAGCGTGGCCCTCTTCCTCTCCGTGCTGGTCATCCTCCTCGTTATCTATGTGTCCTGGAAGCGGTACCCTGCCAGCATGAAGCAGCTGCAACAGCGCTCGCTGGGACGAAGGCGCCGCCAAAAAAGGCAGTCTCTCCGGCAAATGGTGCCCACCACCCAGGAATATTACGTGGACTATAAGCCTGCACCCGCCGAGGCCACCGAGATGCTGATGAATGGAACAGGCTCTTGCCGCTTGAACAAATCGGGCTCCAGGGAATGCGAG